The genomic segment CAACAAAACAGGGAGGTGAATCCCCGTAGACATGAGCTAAAGCACGTCGGCCAACGCGGCCTTGATTTGCTTGAAACTTTTACGAGCCTTCTGGCTGACCTCTTGCCAAGCCTCTTTGCTCCAAATTTGAATCGTGTCCCCAGCCCCAATGATCACGATTTCCTTGTCCAAGCCGGTCGCCTCGCGCAATGAGGGCGGAACCAGAATTCGGCCCTGACGATCGATGCTCACCTCTTGGGCGCCAGAGATGTAATACAGCTTGAACATTTCAACGTTCTCATCGAACTGTGGTTGACGCTCCAGCTTCTGCACCAGCTCGTCCCAACGATCCGGCGTGTACCCCACCAACACCTGTTCCTCTGCCTTCTGGTCGTTGGTCAGCACGATACGGTCGAAGTTGTTCTGGCTGAGGATCTCGCGGAAACTCACGGGAATACTCGTTCTTCCCTTGGGATCCAGCGTGTGATAA from the Candidatus Alcyoniella australis genome contains:
- the mraZ gene encoding division/cell wall cluster transcriptional repressor MraZ translates to MKFAGRYYHTLDPKGRTSIPVSFREILSQNNFDRIVLTNDQKAEEQVLVGYTPDRWDELVQKLERQPQFDENVEMFKLYYISGAQEVSIDRQGRILVPPSLREATGLDKEIVIIGAGDTIQIWSKEAWQEVSQKARKSFKQIKAALADVL